The DNA region GCTCGAGCAGTACATTAGCAAGTTGGTGGAGGCCGGACAGTATCGTTCGGCAAGCGAGGTTGTGCGCGCTGCAGTCCGTACGCTTCAGGATCAGGAGGAGGAGCGACGCGCAAAGCTGAAGGCGCTGCGTCAAAGCATTGGCCAGGGTATCAAGGAGCTGAATTCTGGCGACAAGATT from Gemmatimonadota bacterium includes:
- a CDS encoding type II toxin-antitoxin system ParD family antitoxin, with the protein product MEAAAVNVSLTPELEQYISKLVEAGQYRSASEVVRAAVRTLQDQEEERRAKLKALRQSIGQGIKELNSGDKISADDAFRDILKALGRSEAA